The Coffea arabica cultivar ET-39 chromosome 2c, Coffea Arabica ET-39 HiFi, whole genome shotgun sequence genome includes the window acAGAGAGTGACACAggatgtgggacagaagatccgttacTTTAATCTAAGGTCAAGCTCCAAATCCAGTCACATACTTTTCTTGAAACCATCACGTGACAATATGACTtcaataatttttatataacaataaaaatgtcGAATCAAACCAACCACGCTGCAATAAGGTGGGACACATCGTCACATCATCGTACCATACACTGTGTCCTCTGTCCCTGGGTCTGCCATCTCCACTGACCATTTTCAAGTCATCTCCCTTTTTTCAACTCCTCCAAGCCTCCATCTCCTAATTCCTACCACTTCTCCCTCTCTTATTCTCACCGTCTCGATAGCAGCCTCTCTTATTCTTACCCTCCTCTGTCCGAATGCCTTTCAGCTTGATGTTTACCCTCTCTTGCATATTCTCGTTTTCCTTcttgtgggaaaaaaaaaaatttttttgcggACTTGTTCTCTTCTTTTGATTAATTTGTGGCCATTCATCCGTAAGATAAGTTTTTTATCAGGTATTTGATGGTATCCTCTACTTAAACTTCTGTcgtttgttatttttcattttttgaagtACCGTTAAGATTGTCGGAATTTGGAAAGAGTGGAAGGACATTTGAGTTCAAGGAGGAGAAAACAATGATATACTACTATTCATATCAAAGAAAAACGATCTATTTCAGGGAATGTTCTGACGGTAAAAATTGACGTTCatgaaaaaacaaaatattGAGGAGAGAGAGCCTCGCGCGCGTGCGCATGGGACATGAGAGTGAGAAAGGGTATTTATGTACGTGGGCATTGGAAAGGACCCGTAATCAGAATGACCACCTCTGAAAAGGTTCTTGGTCATGATTGATcaaaaataaaatgtaaaatttcacttcattggatATAggtataatttcagaaacctccttgAGGTTTGTCATAATATCGCTCAGTTCTCTTcaagtttttaaaatctcacttacctcccttatcAACCTGACAAGACTAAATATTCCTATCAAATGTTACAAATTGACAACATTACCTTTACTCTTAATAACTATTTAACcaaaaaaccaaaacaaaataaaattttaaaaacaaaaaatgcaaattaaaaaaataatttgccaaCTAATAATGATCCATATTTCTTTACATTAGAGTCATGGTGGAATAGCAAAGGATATGaataattaaatctaatcaatATCAACCACTTAGGAAGATTTTAGAGAGTAATTAATACCTTAAAAAATTTCATGCATAGTTATAATAAAGGAAGTCAAGATATTTTTTggagaaatatattttaattcaTCGTGTAGTTTAAATTTTATTGCAAACTTAAATAATCTCTTCATACGCGTGAATTTTTCAATGCGtaaattttgcttttgttccaatacaactaaaataaatagtttACGTCAAGAAATTTACACCTTTTAAAAATttaaccttattttattttttatcgtTGTTATAAATTTCATATATAGGATAATATAAACGTAGTATTGgaacaaaaaaatttatcttTCTTGTAGTTCCTCCAAAGGGGTTAAAATATTACAAGAAATGTCAATTCAAGGAaggtaagtgagattttaaaaatttcaagagaattgagtgatattataagaaatatcgggggaggtttatgaaattatcccttgaatatatatctttttttgggttgttgaccacCACAAAAAATTTAAGTCTTGATGAGGTAGAAGGTCAATGGTTTAAACCTTACCTCCCATTAATGTGCCACTATATATGATTTCTTCTAAATTCATACGAATGCGTTGTGCACCCATCGGTTTCTCTAAACTCTGTTGGGTATCTCCTTCCGGTGTAGGTTAGAGTAGAAGTAGAAATATATTAGATTAGATGTTGCCgtctaataaaaaaattaaagagtaTATATCATTTTGTGCAATTAgacaaaattgacaaaaatgatTGACTTGACAAACATCTGTGCTCCAAGTCTATGTATGTGTATCCGTGAGTGAGAGAGCATAAGTGCATTTATAAAAGCGTGTGGGTATgtgaaataataatttgatcGAAGCATTGTTATACTAGTTTAACGGTTCAACAAAATACGTTGTAAaacttttattttaaattttacatacaAATTAAGTGGTCCTTAATATATTCAGAGGTAAGAAATTGAAGTTAACGAGCAAGTTTAACAGAAATAAAAAAGCTTAATTCGTTAATTTTAAATACTCAGTAGGGGTATCAAACAACTATTTGGGCTGATATTAAGTTTAAaaggacatttttttttttttgggttttacgTGACTATAGACTTGTATAGTTAAATGGAATGCACTAATGCGAGAAATGGCTTGTTCGTGTTCCCGTCTCAAAGTTTGCATGACGATAGTTGAAAACTGGGCCGGGGGGGGTGGAAAATTAAACCCCAATCCAACAATCCTTCCCACCCACTCACTTATTTGAACGTTGGGTTGGGTTACCTAGATCATCAATGATGGATTGAGTTTGGGTTGAATGAAAACGGTCCAAATGTTTTTTGGACAGGTCGAGTCTTTAATTGGGTACCAGTGCAATCTAaatatgaaaaaggaaaatttgtctTAAAAAAGGAAGGGTAGGGAAGTTTAATTTTAGTATACTCCCACTTCAACCGACAACAAGGGAGACCGAGTGCTCACGTGGCATCTGCCACGTCATCGAGATTCACCAAATAAGTCAACCCATCAGCATTCAGGCAAGCGCAACCAGCATTTGTGCACAATGCAACAAATgtactttaaaattttttttctccctttcttttgtCAATCATCAATTTCTGTATTATTTCTACTCCTATTTTTATTTCTATTCTAATCTATCTAAGAGAGTATCGAACTAAGTGAAGAGAGATTAGAGAGAGCGATTCCCACCTTTAAATCAGAATAGTAATTTTAGTATAAGTGCAGAGAAGACTTTTAGTCAGGCTTGTAGCTTATGCTTAAGAAAGTGACTAAAgccatttataaaaaaaaaaaaggccaaacACAATCTCAACTAAGCATTACCATATGTGTGCTATAGTTGTGAAATATAAATTGGTGCAGAAGCTTTTGTAGTGTTTTAGAACTAGTCTTTATATTTTCTAGCTTTTTTTTGGTCCTATTAATCTAAGTCAAACTTCTGCCTAACAGAAGAACAGAACTTGTTTAGTTGACCAGCTTGGAACACTTTTTTTGTCTTGTTGCCCCTGTGAGGATTGATCTCTTATACAGGAACACTTACACTCAAATTTTAAGGGCCGAATTGAAACGTTTTCAATTTGAGAACACTTTAAGCAACTTTGGAGGACCATCCTGACATTAAAAAACCTCATTTTTACATTTTGCCAACTAGATGTAGACCGTCGCAGTAAAGACTGTGAGAGCAAATAATACTACAAGGTAGAGGAAGATAAATTCAAGGGATGGAACCGTGTTGAATTCCGCATTGATTCAAAACTTTGTTGCAGATATTTTAAAGTGATTGTCCGCTCTAGCTACATATTATGATATAAAGGATTTAATGTCATGCCTCAAAGAGTTGACTATATATTTTGTGTATCACCCATATAATCAAGCTGCTGACTTTATAGCTAGTTATCTCAATAGGGTGGATAAAGTTATTTTAAAGTCAAATTTCTCTCCTGATCTTCTTAGAATTGTAGATAAAGATAAGAGAAAAAAAGTTGACGATTAGAGcgtaaatttttatttttattatataaagCTTGCCAATTCTtcttcatcaaaaaaaaaaaaaaaaaatactacaagGTGCGTGCGTTAAAATACAGAATGGGcacaagaaggaaggaaataaaGGATCAGGAAAAGATTGCAGCagggaaaagaaaatagaaaaaggaaaaaaaaaaaaaaagcaaagcaGCAAAGGTTAGTAGTATAAGGGTTGGTTAATGCCTTGTTAAACGCGGTTGTTGTTGTTTGCTGGGGTGGAGGAGGACCCAGTGTTGGCCATCGACTTGGACCCGGAGATTGTGAAGCCGGGCGAACAAATTCACGGCTCTTCGCACACCCCTATTGTCGGCGGCGGTCATGTAGTCATGTCCAAAGAGGACCCCACCACCGCCAGGGCTTAAAATCTTGTAGGCCCGATTTATATCGGACCACGCCGAGTGAAAATCGTGACCGGCATCCACTTCAATCAAGTCCCCGAATATCCCCCACTCACACAGCTTCTCCAGCGCGGAGCCGGTGGAGAAGGGCAGGAAGCTCACCAAATGGGTGGCGTTGGCGCTGACAACGTTCTGCATGAACTGATACAGAAGCGTCACGTCCCCGTTGAGCATCGTGAAGTCCTTGAACCATCGGCGGTGGCGGTCCTCCTGCTGAAACCCGGGCCAACCCCGGAAGTCGTCGACGCAGATGATCTGAGTACCCTCATGAAGGCCGGCTAGTCGAGTCAAGCGGGCCATGTGAAGCGCTGACGCCCCGAGAAACGTGCCCACCTCGATGATGGTCTTGGGTTGGACTTTCCGGATGAGGTGGTCGAAGACGGGAGCGGTGGAGCCCCAGCCTCTGAGTTTGGTGGGGTGCAGGAGGCGGGAGATATGCGGGGGAGGGAAGTTGTCCCAGGGGGAGGTGCCGTTGAAAACTCGGTCTATGATGGTTTGGCGGACGAGTTGCGGAGGAACTGGCTGGGCGGCACAAACGGAGCCGAAGAAGTTGTGGTGGTCTTCTGGAGCTAGTGGAGGAGGGGGCCGGGTGATGGAAGTGGGGGTGGAGATGAGGAGGTTTGTGGGATTCTTAAGAGTAGTAGGACTAGTACTGTTTCTTGAGGATGCCGGCACTGCAGACAGATAGCCTAAGGTGTAACATAAGAGGAGAAGAATAAGATAGGCCGTGGGTTTAGCGATAGAAGCGGCGGTAGCGAACCTCGTACGAAAGCGGCGGGGGTGGTGGCGGTGCAGCGTCTGTGCTTCTTGTTTCATCCTGGTATCGGAAGTCGTGTTATGCATGCTGGTTATAATTATGCATACCAGTATATGTATATGTTAGGAGAAGAAGGgcaaagaaacaagaaagaaagaaaaaaaagaaaaaagaaaaaagggggcaACGGCACAGTGCTTTCCTTCCTTTTAATGAAGAAGCTTAAAGGATggggaggggaaaaaaatgaaaaacaaaaaggaagaagTAACTGAGAAAGTGAGGAAGACAGAAGCTAAAGGATAAGGGTCGATCAATGAAGTTTTTGTTTTCAACTTAATTTTGGCAGGGAGCTAGGAAGAATatacgagaaaaaaaaaaaaatccaaagatgagacttgactcttgagagaGAGCTGAGTGGCCTTTGTTATTTCGAGTTCGAGAGAGAAGCTGAGATGAGGGTTTAAGTTGACGGTTGAGAGAGCGAGTGTTACTGCTGCATGATATCGACCGGCCACCAATACGAATATACAAACAACAAAACGGAAGCCTTTGGATTTAATTAATTCTTTGATTAGTAGTAAGTTACTACATGCGGATTGCGGAGCGGACTGctactcttctttttttttttttttgttttttctataATGGGCAGAAAAATCAAAACGACTACTTTTATGtcacttgggatcctcggtgacatgttttctatgccaacCCAATGTCACCTATAATATTGTGTCAagtgtcctgttattatttacacttgtgttaaaccaaactaagttgaattattagaaaattaaagtgtaaataataacaagacactcggTGCAATACTATAGCGCCACTCACCACTCACCACTAATAAAATGTAGGGAGAAACCCTTCGTTCATTACTCACCACTCACCACTAATAAAATGTGTCGTATATAGCGGAGTATTTCACCACCCAGTCACCAaccatatatatgtatatatgtgtgtgtgtgtcatgGCAGAATATTTCATCAccaaccatatatatatatatatatatgtgtgtgtgtgtgtcatgGCAGAATATTTCATCACCaaccatttcatttttttcaatattcTTTCAATACGCAATCAAAAGATACCGCTGATGATATGGATATGATTAATTACATGTATGCGAGAAGGTCGGTTGAGAAAGAGAACGAAGGAATTCTTTCTTTATTCTTCTCTCCCCCTGTTTAAGTTTAACATTAGCACAACTTCCTTTTCGGTCCCTCCCTTTCGCTTGTCAATTCTCTCTTTCCCGACTTTGGTGGTTATctaacaagtttttttttttttttttttttaatttccccCCATACCTTTCCTAATTTGCATAATAATCTCGCAAAGGCAGAGCTCATGAGATATTAGATATgcaggcagcggacaaaacaaaTTACAACTACGAAGCACATTATCAGTATAGTGATGAAAGCATTTATCACAGATGAACcgaacagaaaaaagaaaaaaatcataatACTACTAGTCTATAAAGAAATTTgatattttcctggaaaatcTAATTATTTTATTGTACACTCACTCGACCCAATCCAATTATTTCACGGGAATGCTACTCCTAAATAACAACAATTCAATTATTTCTCCCGACAGACAGCGCACCCACCAGTAAATGTAGTACAACACAATACGTATAATATTATTGTCAACAAGAACAACAAATAAGGATACGGACGCACCCACCGACTTGCTTAAGACATGTAAACCGACTTCCTCAAACATATAAACCGACTTACTTAAGACGATGTGAATTCTTTACCATTCCTCCTCTGTTCCAACACTATAGCAGCTATTAGGGCTGATCAAAGAAACCAAAAAAGGTTACTAAATGAAGGCATGCATCTCAAATTCTCTCAATGCACCAACCAACATGGCCACAGTTATGTCAAATTTGGgttagattttttttgttttgttttttgattgaaTGGCCGCTAGGCTGTGGCAAAATAAACTAAACCAACCAACGTGCTTTAAACGCTTTATTTTTAGATCGTATTCTTCCTAATTTCCCAAGTGCTAAAAGCTAAGGAAATGCAAGTTCACTTCTTATTTCACCAACACAGCACCTTACGTACGGCCTTTTAATACACCAATTTCCATCctcaaaatacccttattcaagaGAATCCTCCAGCTGATTACCGATCAAGAGCTCCACCAAAATTAGGAAAAGCCTATGCATTCTTTCACAACAACAACACTAAAATTAGTTGGACTGACCGACATCCCCTAAACACAAGCTTATTACAGAGACTAGAAGCCGAAGCTCAGACCACAAGCTTTCTCCCTATAATTACAACACAAAGTCGGCTACAACAAACACCAACCAAGCCTATCCTTCCCTATAAAAGCAACTCTGTTTTCTGTTAATTATCACAAAAACCATCAGCCACAACCAGTCCTATTACGACAGAAACCTCCTCCTATCAACAAACACAAACAGCCAAAGTGCAGcctaaacatttttttttttaaggccCCATTACTTGGCTTCCTCTGAACCTTCTCCACTGCCGCCACGTCCAGTGGCTGAGTTCCCCTGGCCATCAGCTCCTGAGGGCCCTGCCTCGGATGCATCCTGTTTATTTCTATCACTTGGGCCAGAAGATGCAGGAGGTCCACCCCCTCCTAGGGCTGCCTCGCTGTGCATCGGATGCATGCCATTATTGGGCCCTCCAGGTCGAACACTGACTTGCCCTTGTATACCCTGCTGATGCTGTTGGTGTAGTTGCTGCTGGTGGTGGTCCTGCAGTTGATGTGGATTATTGTACTGCAAAGGCATCTTTGCAGGAAATACACCCGGTTGCTGAGCCATGGCACCAGCTTGAGGGTGCTGCATGTAGAATCCTCCTTGTTGCATGGCAGGATGGGCAGCCATCTGCAAGTATACAAATTAAGCATAAATTCTGCAACAAATACAACATTACCAAACTCAATCAGCTGAACTCTCTAATAGACCTGTGGAGGCATTGTGGGCGTCTGTGGTTGAGCATCTGCTATTGCAGccaaatacatcaaattcttTTGCAGTTGAGCCTGGTACCTTAGATTAATCAGAGTCCCACGTTTATTATCAGGAAAATGTAAAAGAAATTACAGCATGGAATAATGtgccaaaaaaatcagaaagaATGAAGACTTAGGCTATATTATGTAAAACAGACGTCCTGACAAACAAAGACTCAAGTTCTTCCATTATCTCCAAAGTTGCTCACTCTCAGAGACAGTCTCTCACATCTAtccctttctttctttggaTCACAGAGAAAAGAGATGAGTATCCTCACACATCCTGGTGGACAAATATCCCACATCTGGATGCTTCATTGAAAAGTGGAACTGACTGACCAATGGCCTATAAAAGAGCAAACAGAAATCTCAACTCGTATTGCTAATACCTAACCTAAGATCCATGAGCACCAGTAGAATGGTTCCTTTGGGCAAGTCAAAGTTGGGCATCACCTTTGTACCTTTTAAAACATTTATATTGAACCTCCAAACAATTCCAGGTAAAAAGACACACAAGAACTGTTACATTAGAGCACCAATTTAAATAAGTACATTGACCAACTGCAAGCCATACCCAAGTAAAGAAGAAGCTTGAGTAGAAAAGTTTTATTTCAGCTTTTACTTTACATTCAAATGCAAACTGCCATCTACAAATTCTGATGTTAGCCAATATTAATTCTATATCCCTCTTCCTCTTTTTGACACAAGCATCAACCAAGACCTGGAGTttgaattgaagaagaagactGATTACAAAAAAACATGCATATTTCATATTTTGTGTACGACCATAAAAAGCTTGAAAATGAGAAAAGTGCAGATAGCTTACTAGATATCACATAATTAGACAgtcaaaaagaagaaataatgaagtGTGTGCATGGATGGGAAGGCAGTAGCGaccattaaaaaaattaaccaCATGGCTGTATCAATGTGCACGCatgaacacacacacacacacatagagagaaagagaggtAGTTCACCACATTGATACATGGCTGTGTCAATGTGTCAATGAACACAGACACACACATAGAGAGAGAGGGGTAGTTCACCACTTACTGGGCACATTCAGCAAGTTTTCCAAGATTTTGATTGTCCAAAATTGCCAAAATCAGTTTCTTATTCTCATCAAGGTACTGCATAAAACATTTAGAACCAAACCAGGTGCGTGAGAAAATCTACTTTCCACAAACTTTGACAAAATAAACTTCAAAGGAGGTGCCAACGTAACCACCAATATGATTCATTTGTTTAAAGGTAATActgaaatcaagtaaacaataTACACCTGACAGCAAGAGAACAAACAACTTCACATGATCACGGCTAGTATAGATAACAATAACACTAAGAATCACATGCCTTGGGAGAATGATGCATCATTAGTGAATATCATACAGGTAAGGGCAGGCCCTTAAAAAGTAGTAAGACACAGAGCATTCCATGCGTGTGTAATGCTTGTAAGCATCTATTACTACGACGTTGtttttttctgtattttttttctcaaacaacaagttctcacaaaaaaaaatcaagtattGTATTACAACTGTGCCAGCATATATAAAAAGCTTGCTCTGCATGAAAGAATTGAGTTTTAGGAGAAAACAATTTGTGGAACGACAAATTGGAGCCCTACAACCAATGATGCTAGTAGTTTGAAGAtagaaaatgccaaaaggtAACAAATAATGGTTGAACATAACTAGACGAAAACTTCCAAAAGGATGTAATACTCAAAGCTTTTACAGGTGCAAAGCAGCAATAAATGCAGTCAATGCTAATGATGAGATCCTACGTGACTCGAACTAGGAAAATGCAAGGAACACAACAAGGAAGTCATATCCGTCAATGGTATCTATTAGTACAAGAGTTGGGCACAACCTCAACTATTGCCAGGTTGTGGTTAAGCATAAACGTAAATAGATATATCTTTTTCATATGCAGTGCAGTGTTCAGGCTTGTAATGTGGCAGATGCAGGTTGGTCGAATCTTAGTTTCCAATTAGGAGGTAACGTGGCAAACGCAGGTTCGTTGAATCTTAGCCTATGATTTCCATGAATTCGATATCACAAATGACGTAAAGTTTATACCAAACATTCTATTATCCTTAAAAGAAGTTGCCAAAAGGACTAATTTCCATTATCCGCGAGCATGAAGATAATTTTCACGGTGTATCCTAACAAGAACAAGAAAACTTGCAAAAATATCTTCATAGATTTCATTTTCCAAGTAGTGCATAAAGATTATTACTTAACAAAGAAGAGCTTCATCAACAGCTAAAAAATCCACCAACATCGTTAACAAGCCAGTTCATGTGCAAAAGATGAGATTTTTCACCACATATTGCGTACCCTCTCCCTCCTGCTGCTTCAAGAAATAGCTCAAGTGGGAGGGGCGAACTGACAAGCGGGTACAAGAGGTTTaacaaaacatcccaaaaaaaGTTATGAAAATAGCAGGGGAGCTAATGAAAAGAGAATCTTTGTCCtaccaaaaccaaaatttggaaggataaaaaaaaaaagaaagaagaagaaaaatatagAATCTTTTACGAGCTTCTACATGAATTTTAGGCAACGAGCACCAGAGTATAATACATTTTATTATTATGCATGAATTGTGTACGGGGAAGGGCATAAAAAATAAAGGGGGTGCAGAAAAGAAGATAACAATACCTTTTGAATCTGTTCAGTGGTGATATTGGTAGGGGGAAATGAAGGCATGACCGGAATCATGGGGGTTTGCTGCATCCCTGCTCactgcttaaaaaaaaaacccctaaATCTAATTTCCTTTTAATCCCCAAAAGAAGGGTAGgggaacaaagaaaaaaattcccCAAGTCTTAAAACAGTAAAatatcaaaaccctaattgaatTTCTATGGACTggcaacaaaagtgaaaaagaaaaacaaaatactAATGAATTAGCACAGGGTTTTGTACAATAGAAATGCTCTTATGACCATAAGATTATATCTCTATATGTATTCATATGGTAACTTGACAAGGGAGAAGGGGACAGAAGGAGGAAGGAGGAGGAGAGGTATGAGGAAGGAGAAGAAGGGCATAAAGTGAAAGGTGTTGTTACCTGATgtatttgagagaaaaagaaaggcacAAAGTGAAGTTTTTAGGGGGAAGGACCGGGAACCGCAAGACGGTGAGAGAACTAACAAAAGCCTACTTTGGCTACTTTTACTAAAATAAACTTTTGTAGGTCCTTTTCTATTACTAGTAAAACTCATCCAAAAAAGTGTACGTACTACTAATATTAGCCAATTCTGGAGTACATGTTTTTTTTGGCCCCAAAACCAAACCCCCATCCCATCGGAACAACCGGAAAAAGCAGTAGCAGAGTGATTGTTGATCAGCAGGAGAATGGATGTTGTAATAAACCCCTTTAGGCTATGCTCAGGGCTCAAAGTGCTGGGCTATTTCATGATATTCCTGGTGCTTTCCATCATTGCCCTCTCCTACTACGCCGTCGTTATCCTCACCTGGGCTCCCCATCTTCTCCGCGGTGGCTTcaactctttcttttccttctttatcGTCATCCTCTTCCATTATCTGGTAACCTCTTCTCCCACAATATTAATTTTATCTCCCCCttccttttatttgcttttgtttcAAAAATCATCACTAGTCTACTATTATtatacactttttttttggggggtgcTCTGCTCTAGCTCTAGGTGTGACTTGTGAGACTATTTGTATGTATGCCTATTCATTCCTGGAAAATTCTTAGCTCCAAAGACTTGATTTTTGATGGCGCCCTTTAGTCTTTTAGCTATAAAGATccctttttttggggggggggggcggtGGTCAGTCATTATGAGCTgggatttatttcttttttttttctcctctaaTTTTTCTAGTTATACTAGTATTTGCTGCCAGTGAGGACATGTTATTTTTCCTAAACTTACTGAAGATACTTCACTGTGTCTAGCTCCAAGCGATTTGCCTTACTTCTCTGTTCAACAAAACTTCATTGATAAAGATGGCTCGATCTGTTGGGAGAAAAAGATGGTGTACTTGACTGCTGACCCGGCTGCCCTATCGTTCAAACTAATTTAACCTAAGAATGAAGAAAGATAATTTCTTACTTTTGTctttaccattttatttgtaGAAAAAAGAACGTAAACGTACACTTTGAGATTTAGGCTTTTTCGAAATCTGCGAGGGACTAGCACTTTGATGTAGGCAGTATTAACGAGTATTTTTGGCTTTTTTTGATGCTGCTTTTTGGCCTGAATGTTCTGATAGGTGGCAAAAGTTGGATAAGGATGTTTAGGTTACTTTTAGATGCGAATTTTACTTGCAAAAGTCTGATCTAAAAGAAATCCTGGCAAGAGGTAAATTCATAAGGTTTGAAGGGATTTGCTGTTTGAAAACTTTGCCAGTGGCCATGCATTGTTTCAAATTTGGTTGAATAGCACTCCTTGTGGCCGCTAGGTCATTTAAATTTGCCTTCCATTTTGCAGCTTATTTTGTTAACGTGGAGCTATATGATGGTAGTCTTTCGGGACCCTGGTTCTGTACCTGATAACTGGCAATTAGTATCAGAAGAGGATTTAGAAGAGGGTAACCCCACCTCAATTTCTCACAATTTAGGACCTCAAACTTCAGCCTCTGCATTGTCAGACGGGACAGAAATTAGACCAGCCATACGCTACTGCAGTCAATGCCAAAATGGCAAGCCACCTCGATGTCATCATTGCTCCATTTGTAAGCTTAAGcttctcttcagtttcttctttATCTTAGCAATGGGAGTAGGTAAATAACTGTTAATGGAGCTTCAGTTCCCTTACTGTTTTTCCCTGCCAAAATTTCTCTTAGCCGTGGAATAGTTTATATCTCATTTGAGTCCTTTTTTCAACACTGTAAAGAAtaaacatctaattatctttgaGAGGAATAGTTTATATCTCCACTGGTCTTGGTATCTCTGTGGATTATTTGGCA containing:
- the LOC113728209 gene encoding uncharacterized protein, with amino-acid sequence MHNTTSDTRMKQEAQTLHRHHPRRFRTRFATAASIAKPTAYLILLLLCYTLGYLSAVPASSRNSTSPTTLKNPTNLLISTPTSITRPPPPLAPEDHHNFFGSVCAAQPVPPQLVRQTIIDRVFNGTSPWDNFPPPHISRLLHPTKLRGWGSTAPVFDHLIRKVQPKTIIEVGTFLGASALHMARLTRLAGLHEGTQIICVDDFRGWPGFQQEDRHRRWFKDFTMLNGDVTLLYQFMQNVVSANATHLVSFLPFSTGSALEKLCEWGIFGDLIEVDAGHDFHSAWSDINRAYKILSPGGGGVLFGHDYMTAADNRGVRRAVNLFARLHNLRVQVDGQHWVLLHPSKQQQPRLTRH
- the LOC113728211 gene encoding GRF1-interacting factor 3; the encoded protein is MQQTPMIPVMPSFPPTNITTEQIQKYLDENKKLILAILDNQNLGKLAECAQYQAQLQKNLMYLAAIADAQPQTPTMPPQMAAHPAMQQGGFYMQHPQAGAMAQQPGVFPAKMPLQYNNPHQLQDHHQQQLHQQHQQGIQGQVSVRPGGPNNGMHPMHSEAALGGGGPPASSGPSDRNKQDASEAGPSGADGQGNSATGRGGSGEGSEEAK